The Labilibaculum sp. sequence ATTTCATTAGTTTCATCATTTTTGTTTTGTCGCATGTGAACCTAAATGGTTCACTTAGTTCATTTTAATCAAAAAAAATAACAGAAGTACCACTACTTCCTTTTATTACATTTTTTACAATACATCATAAATAGGCAGTACAAACGTAATTTAAAATTATAAAGGTATGCCTATGCCCCTAAATGCAGTAATAAATACTGCTCGCAATCGCCTAATTATTTCCTCCTTAGAGTAATCACTTCTAATATAAAATTCATTTAGAGCTTCCAACGATTCTAAAAAATAATCAACCTCAATATCCGATCTTATTAGTTTACTATTTTGCCATGATACAAATCGATGATGTATATTTACAATCATCTCATCATAATTAGTTTCAACATCCTTCTCTATTAATGGATATTCCTTGTAAATCTGGTCTATTAGAATCTTCTGACTCTCAATAGCATAATTAAAATAATTGTCCAGAAACTGATTTGTTGCAATTACGGGATCGTCCTGTCTCATAATCGGATCTAAAACAGCAACTATATTTACTTTGAAAATCTCAAGTGCTATCTCCCGAATTAAATCCTCTTTCGATCCAATAATCTTATACAATGTAGCTTTTGCCAATCCACATTCACGAGCCAACTCAACCATATTTAATCCTTTAAGACCAAATTTCAGTATCATGTCCATTGCTACCGTAGTAACCCTTTCCTGAATTTCTATCTTATCTGATTTTGCCATAGTTGAACTCTTTTGGTATTTTGAGTACAAATATATATATAAAAATATATTCATCCAATATACTTTATTGATTTTTAACGATTATTTAAAATTGCAATCTAAACAGAGTTTGTTTGTTTGGTATTGATTTAAAAGATATCGTACCTCCATGAAGTCTCATTAACTGTCTTGAAAGACTTAACCCTACTCCTGATCCATCCTTTTTTGTAGTAAAAAAAGGAACAAAAATCTCTTCTTGAAGATCTTTTTCGATTCCACATCCATTATCTTCAACTTCGATAAAACTCCTGTCTTCTTCATTTCTACCAATGCGAAGAATTATCCTCCTATTCTCAATTCCTCGAAATGCCTGAGTAGAATTCGTCAGCAAATTGATAATAACCTGATCTAATAAAACAGGATCAACATTTAAATCAACTTTCTTTTCCCTGCAAATCAGATCGAATTTAATGTCTGAACTTTTAAACTTTTCAGAAAATAAATTAGAAATCTTTACGATTCGTTCCAGAATATCAATTCGCTGAATATTTGGCTTTGGAATTATGGCAATATCTCTAAACCGATGAACAAAATCCAACAAGCCCTTAATTCGTTCATCGATAATTTCCAGTCCGCTAACTGTATCAGATATCATCTCTGTATCAACCTCTTTATTGGAAATCAGCTCATTTGTATCATCATCGCGATAGAAATCAATTAAAGTAGAAAGAGATGAATTTACCGGACTGATAGAATTCATAATCTCATGTGTTAGGATTCTAATTAATTTCTGCCATGAGTCCAACTCTTTATCATCCAACTCATTTTTAAT is a genomic window containing:
- a CDS encoding TetR/AcrR family transcriptional regulator encodes the protein MAKSDKIEIQERVTTVAMDMILKFGLKGLNMVELARECGLAKATLYKIIGSKEDLIREIALEIFKVNIVAVLDPIMRQDDPVIATNQFLDNYFNYAIESQKILIDQIYKEYPLIEKDVETNYDEMIVNIHHRFVSWQNSKLIRSDIEVDYFLESLEALNEFYIRSDYSKEEIIRRLRAVFITAFRGIGIPL
- a CDS encoding ATP-binding protein — translated: MIYPKLTIVIIVRVFALLVNCIFLALAWVYYKDVLVIVNLLIILSIQIYFFIRKLNAVNQDLENFFKAIRNNDTSIKFQNRRSNLGYNQLFTQFDLINKSIQNIKIENENRNQYFKVLVEHVGVGLVSFNEKGKVFLFNGAAKEIFNKANLFYIQHLDRIQEGISDLILNLEPSEQKLISLYRNYEMIQLSVKATKLKMSGQNLTLVSFQDIKNELDDKELDSWQKLIRILTHEIMNSISPVNSSLSTLIDFYRDDDTNELISNKEVDTEMISDTVSGLEIIDERIKGLLDFVHRFRDIAIIPKPNIQRIDILERIVKISNLFSEKFKSSDIKFDLICREKKVDLNVDPVLLDQVIINLLTNSTQAFRGIENRRIILRIGRNEEDRSFIEVEDNGCGIEKDLQEEIFVPFFTTKKDGSGVGLSLSRQLMRLHGGTISFKSIPNKQTLFRLQF